The following are from one region of the Aspergillus luchuensis IFO 4308 DNA, chromosome 4, nearly complete sequence genome:
- the ags1 gene encoding alpha-1,3-glucan synthase Ags1 (CAZy:GH13;~CAZy:GT5;~COG:M;~EggNog:ENOG410PF9V;~InterPro:IPR013534,IPR006047,IPR017853;~PFAM:PF08323,PF00128;~SECRETED:SignalP(1-19);~TransMembrane:13 (n3-14c19/20o1075-1097i1997-2019o2031-2048i2055-2077o2089-2109i2121-2142o2172-2193i2213-2231o2246-2268i2277-2298o2322-2342i2349-2372o2395-2415i);~go_function: GO:0003824 - catalytic activity [Evidence IEA];~go_process: GO:0005975 - carbohydrate metabolic process [Evidence IEA]) yields MKWAISGTLLACFATTATAWPYDESLVDYNFNQNQSATNPADYWGTWPNHTGDYFPSPDNWRFPVYTLFLDRFVNGDPTNDNINGTLFEHDLRSNQMRHGGDVAGLLDTLDYLQGMGIKGLYLAGTILMNQPWGSDGYSALDTTLLDQHYGNLQTWRNAITEIHKRGMYVIFDNTIATMGDLIGFDGYLNTTTPFSVKEHQTVWKTDRRYVDFDIGNDYNETCDYPRFWFEDGYPVQASVTEELVGCYNSDFDQYGDIEAFGVFPDWQRQLAKFASVQDRLREWVPSVRERLIRHSCIIIQSLDIDGFRYDKATQATVDALGDMSNAYRECARAVGKENFFIAGEITGGNTFGSIYLGRGRQPNQFPDSAEAAMKLTNTSDAQYFLREVGHEAIDGAAFHYSIYRALTRFLGMDGNLAAGYDVPVDWVDAWNLMLQSNDLVNANTGKFDPRHMYGATNQDVFRWPTVEKGVERQLLGLYITTLLLPGIPLLLWGEEQAFYVLDATASNYIYGRQAMSPATAWRDHGCFSLESSQYYNWPIESGRQGCHDPTVAYDHRDPSHPVRNIIKHMYQMREQFPVLNDGYTIQKLSNHTEDVYYLGSNGTATETGLWSILRDVNADVQDLGSDANNQPVWLVYHNTNRTIDYKFDCSDNDTALIAPFDSGTWVKNLFYPYDEHQLIDSPTKLGLNGSTAYSGCLANMTMDAYEFRAYVPKTRFTKPRPMITKFTPGHDVPIRSTVAPNADENVEVEIYFSEEMDCDSVTKSITLSSSTEIGKVPSVDSNSVNCKSVPATNTSWTGQIPGVWLWAANLTGVYNGIHRLTVNNVSTESGNATTNAVDHFLFRIGQIDNPMIFTSANYSSSLLHEESNGTLFIQHHAAGADKYRYSTNWGTTFSDWLDYKGGNDTIEELEWSGTKKQSWKGNHVRVEYWSRWTGSSDYVQEGDAGWDEKVPRRFPHVFFNGPYNQYGYDAGLDNVVRQDSVDGLWKYHFTAEWPAQAQLNIWGMNPDGEPDQSWVLGDADNDSVLDRMPPSSLSATLINITEHPPSPYISWNIFIDDGTMRFQLFPVGHQNTQIAMYVLFWIIPVITGAAGVWAFMKSFYKVKFNQVGVSEKHQMIPLALRRKFKRNRGMDEENSNPLMRLANKSGFLQTDTAIGGAASGKRRMVLIATMEYDIEDWAIKIKIGGLGVMAQLMGKTLGHQDLIWVVPCVGGVDYPVDKPAEPMHVTILGNSYEVQVQYHVLNNITYVLLDAPVFRQQSKSEPYPARMDDLNSAIYYSAWNQCIAEACKRFPIDLYHINDYHGSLAPLYLLPDTVPACLSLHNAEFQGLWPMRTQKEKEEVCSVFNLDIETVRHYVQFGEVFNLLHSGASYLRVHQQGFGAVGVSKKYGKRSYARYPIFWGLRKVGNLPNPDPSDVGEWSKEQASAMGDNVTVDPTYEAGRGDLKRQAQEWAGLEQNPDADLLVFVGRWSMQKGVDLIADVMPAVLEARPNVQLICVGPVIDLYGKFAALKLDHMMKVYPGRVFSRPEFTALPPYIFSGAEFALIPSRDEPFGLVAVEFGRKGALGIGARVGGLGQMPGWWYNVESTATSHLLVQFKLAIDAALSSKTETRAMMRARSAKQRFPVAQWVEDLEILQTTAIQVHNKELVKHNGRPFTPSGTTTPNGILSQPSSPLMPPGMQTPMAHSRDSSYSNLNRLSEYVTDPKTNYSRDISPSGTEKPRSGLQRQLSLGVRSGPGHQERRGRRGRQRDSIPEHEDTAGAMTDVEEDHEDIGDQQDADDEYTLTPAQVEEGRRLQAVQQQGVGMPTSPGIRRYSQDSLHPRQLPSSPGPVPTPTQSLLPPPRLGDAGSRLSSASVLSLDSVVGTKTDFKLQKVDPFFTDSTGEYYKAFDKKLTGLNGSNSESQLCIEEYLIKSEKEWFDKFRDARLGRLKSPASSVFRDKHGASPVGSYYDDTGSRVSGDDDRESRDTEDDEFLLGKDYVPPTGLRKWMQIRVGDWPVYSLFLALGQIIAANSYQVTLLTGEVGETAEKLYGIATTYLITSILWWLVFRYFKSVVCLSAPWFFYGLAFLLIGSAHFEPNSFNRGWIQNIGSGCYAAASSSGSIFFALNFGDEGGAPVETWIFRACLIQGIQSAYIIGLWYWGSTLTKASSQGLLTSTNNIANSWKMTAICYPIAIFLWAVGLLLLFGLPNYYRQTPGKVASFYKSVFRRKIVIWNFVAVILQNFFLSAPYGRNWGFLWSSNHAKAWQIVILCIVFYGFVWAGFLFVVSRYFKSHSWFLPVFACGLGAPRFIQIWWGVSGIGYYLPWVSGGYLGGALASRSLWLWLGVLDSIQGLGFGIILLQTLTRMHMLFTLICSQVLGSIATICARAFAPNNVGPGPVSPDPTFGGSAVANAWFWVALFCQLLVCAGFLLFFRKEQLSKP; encoded by the exons ATGAAGTGGGCTATCTCCGGCACGCTGCTCGCCTGTTtcgcaacaacagcaacggcCTGGCCCTACGATGAGTCCCTCGTCGACTACAACTTCAATCAGAACCAGTCCGCCACTAATCCGGCGGACTATTGGGGAACATGGCCCAATCACACCGGGGactacttcccctccccggACAATTGGCGCTTCCCTGTCTATACCCTCTTCCTAGACCGCTTCGTCAACGGTGACCCCACAAACGACAACATCAATGGCACTCTGTTCGAGCACGACCTCCGCTCGAATCAGAtgcgccatggtggtgatgttgcCGGCCTGCTGGACACCTTGGATTACTTGCAGGGCATGGGAATCAAG GGCCTCTATCTCGCCGGAACAATCCTGATGAACCAGCCCTGGGGATCTGACGGTTATTCGGCTTTGGATACGACTTTGCTCGATCAACACTATGGTAACCTGCAGACGTGGCGCAACGCCATCACGGAAATTCATAAGCGGGGGATGTATGTCATCTTCGATAACACCATCGCAAC GATGGGCGATTTGATCGGATTTGATGGCTATCTGAACACTACTACCCCCTTCTCTGTGAAGGAACACCAGACGGTGTGGAAGACTGACCGCCGCTACGTGGACTTCGACATTGGCAATGACTACAACGAAACATGCGATTACCCCCGCTTCTGGTTTGAGGATGGCTACCCTGTTCAAGCTTCAGTCACCGAGGAACTGGTCGGATGTTACAATAGCGACTTCGACCAGTATGGTGATATTGAGGCCTTTGGTGTCTTCCCCGATTGGCAACGTCAGCTGGCCAAATTCGCCTCCGTTCAGGATCGACTCCGTGAATGGGTTCCCTCGGTGCGCGAGCGTTTGATCCGCCACTCCTGCATTATTATCCAATCCCTCGATATTGACGGTTTCCGGTACGACAAGGCGACCCAGGCAACCGTTGACGCTCTCGGAGATATGTCCAATGCGTACCGCGAGTGTGCCCGCGCCGTTGGAAAGGAAAACTTCTTCATTGCGGGCGAAATTACTGGTGGTAATACCTTTGGTTCTATCTACCTGGGCCGAGGTAGACAGCCAAATCAGTTTCCTGACTCGGCGGAGGCAGCCATGAAGCTGACCAACACTTCTGACGCCCAGTATTTCCTGCGTGAAGTAGGACATGAGGCGATCGATGGCGCAGCCTTCCACTACTCCATTTACCGAGCGCTGACCCGCTTCCTGGGCATGGATGGTAATCTGGCTGCCGGTTACGATGTGCCGGTCGACTGGGTTGATGCCTGGAATCTCATGCTGCAGTCGAATGATCTGGTCAATGCGAACACCGGCAAGTTCGACCCCCGCCACATGTACGGGGCTACCAACCAGGATGTCTTCCGTTGGCCCACTGTGGAAAAGGGCGTGGAGCGCCAGTTACTTGGATTGTACATCACGACTCTTCTGCTCCCCGGAATCCCGCTCCTTCTTTGGGGCGAGGAACAGGCGTTTTACGTTCTGGATGCCACGGCATCCAACTACATCTACGGTCGGCAGGCCATGTCTCCTGCCACCGCTTGGAGGGATCATGGCTGTTTCTCCTTGGAATCGTCTCAGTACTATAACTGGCCCATTGAGTCTGGCCGCCAGGGCTGCCATGACCCCACGGTGGCCTACGATCATCGTGATCCGTCTCATCCTGTGCGTAATATCATCAAGCACATGTATCAGATGCGCGAACAGTTCCCTGTTCTCAATGACGGTTATACTATTCAAAAGCTCTCGAACCACACCGAAGATGTGTATTATCTCGGTTCCAATGGCACAGCCACCGAGACAGGACTCTGGTCCATCCTCCGTGATGTGAACGCGGATGTGCAAGATTTGGGTTCGGATGCAAACAACCAGCCCGTCTGGTTGGTTTACCACAACACGAATCGCACCATTGATTATAAGTTTGACTGCTCGGATAATGATACAGCTCTCATTGCCCCCTTTGATAGTGGCACCTGGGTCAAAAACCTGTTTTACCCGTATGACGAGCACCAGCTGATTGATTCCCCCACTAAGTTGGGATTGAACGGATCGACTGCATACAGTGGCTGCTTGGCTAATATGACCATGGACGCATATGAATTTCGGGCCTACGTGCCTAAAACCCGCTTTACTAAACCCAGACCGATGATCACGAAGTTCACTCCGGGACACGATGTCCCGATCCGCTCGACCGTGGCACCGAACGCAGACGAGAATGTGGAGGTCGAAATCTACTTCTCCGAAGAAATGGATTGCGACTCGGTGACAAAGTCAATTACCCTTTCATCGTCGACCGAAATTGGAAAGGTCCCGTCCGTCGATTCTAACAGCGTCAACTGCAAGTCAGTTCCCGCCACTAACACCAGCTGGACCGGCCAGATCCCCGGGGTGTGGCTGTGGGCGGCCAACCTGACAGGCGTTTACAACGGCATTCATCGTCTAACGGTCAACAATGTCAGCACAGAGAGTGGGAATGCGACCACCAATGCGGTCGACcatttcctcttccgcaTCGGCCAGATCGATAATCCCATGATTTTCACCAGTGCGAACTATTCGAGTAGTTTGCTCCATGAGGAATCCAACGGTACTCTTTTCATCCAGCACCACGCCGCTGGTGCTGATAAGTATCGCTATTCAACCAATTGGGGGACCACTTTCTCCGACTGGCTGGACTACAAGGGCGGAAATGACACTATTGAGGAACTCGAATGGTCGGGAACCAAGAAACAGTCTTGGAAAGGGAACCATGTTCGCGTCGAGTATTGGAGTCGGTGGACCGGCAGCAGCGACTACGTCCAAGAGGGAGACGCGGGCTGGGACGAGAAAGTCCCTCGCCGTTTCCCTCACGTCTTTTTCAACGGTCCTTACAACCAGTATGGATATGATGCAGGTCTGGACAACGTGGTCCGGCAGGACAGCGTAGACGGTCTCTGGAAATACCATTTCACCGCGGAATGGCCTGCTCAGGCTCAATTGAACATCTGGGGCATGAACCCTGACGGGGAGCCTGACCAAAGTTGGGTCCTAGGTGACGCTGACAATGATTCCGTTCTCGATCGCATGCCGCCCTCTTCGCTATCCGCCACACTGATTAACATCACTGAacatcctccctctccctacATCTCGTGGAATATCTTCATTGATGACGGGACCATGCGCTTCCAGCTGTTCCCTGTCGGGCATCAGAATACTCAGATCGCCATGTATGTGCTCTTTTGGATCATCCCCGTCATCACGGGCGCAGCCGGTGTGTGGGCTTTCATGAAGTCTTTCTACAAGGTCAAATTCAACCAGGTTGGTGTGAGCGAGAAGCACCAGATGATCCCATTGGCTTTGCGCCGGAAGTTCAAGCGCAATCGTGgcatggatgaggagaacTCAAACCCTCTTATGCGTCTGGCAAACAAGTCCGGGTTCCTCCAGACCGACACGGCGATTGGCGGTGCTGCTAGCGGCAAGCGTCGCATGGTTCTGATTGCCACCATGGAGTACGACATTGAGGATTGGgccatcaagatcaagatTGGTGGCCTTGGTGTCATGGCGCAACTCATGGGTAAGACTCTGGGTCATCAAGACTTGATCTGGGTGGTGCCCTGCGTCGGGGGCGTTGATTACCCCGTGGATAAACCCGCAGAGCCCATGCACGTCACCATTCTCGGCAATTCATACGAAGTCCAGGTCCAGTATCACGTCTTGAATAACATCACCTACGTTTTGCTGGATGCCCCTGTGTTCCGTCAACAGTCCAAGTCAGAGCCTTACCCCGCCCGCATGGACGACCTGAACAGCGCCATTTACTACTCCGCCTGGAATCAGTGCATTGCTGAGGCCTGCAAGAGATTCCCGATCGACCTCTATCATATCAACGATTACCACGGTTCCCTGGCTCCTCTGTATCTACTCCCAGATACAgtgcctgcctgcctttcCCTGCACAACGCCGAGTTCCAAGGTCTGTGGCCCATGCGGacgcagaaagaaaaggaggaagttTGCTCCGTGTTCAACCTGGATATCGAGACCGTGAGGCATTATGTGCAGTTCGGCGAGGTGTTCAACTTGCTCCACTCGGGTGCTAGCTATCTTCGTGTTCACCAACAGGGTTTCGGTGCTGTCGGTGTGTCCAAGAAGTATGGAAAGCGGTCCTACGCGCGTTACCCCATTTTCTGGGGTCTCCGTAAGGTTGGAAACCTACCTAACCCTGATCCGTCCGATGTCGGTGAATGGAGCAAGGAACAGGCCAGCGCCATGGGTGATAATGTGACCGTGGATCCGACTTACGAAGCTGGACGAGGCGACCTCAAGCGTCAAGCTCAGGAGTGGGCCGGTCTGGAACAAAACCCTGACGCCGATTTGCTTGTCTTCGTTGGTCGTTGGTCGATGCAGAAGGGTGTTGATTTGATCGCCGACGTCATGCCTGCTGTCCTGGAAGCGCGCCCCAATGTTCAGCTCATTTGTGTTGGACCGGTTATCGATCTCTACGGTAAATTCGCGGCCCTCAAACTGGACCATATGATGAAGGTCTACCCTGGACGAGTGTTTTCCAGACCCGAATTCACGGCATTGCCCCCGTACATCTTCTCTGGTGCTGAATTCGCGCTGATTCCCTCTCGTGACGAGCCCTTTGGTCTGGTCGCCGTCGAGTTCGGACGTAAGGGAGCTTTGGGTATCGGTGCCCGGGTTGGTGGTCTCGGCCAGATGCCAGGTTGGTGGTACAATGTGGAATCGACTGCTACTTCTCATTTGCTCGTTCAATTCAAGCTGGCTATCGATGCGGCGCTCAGTTCGAAAACGGAAACTCGTGCCATGATGCGTGCCCGGTCCGCCAAACAGCGCTTCCCGGTGGCCCAATGGGTGGAAGACTTGGAGATCTTGCAAACCACCGCCATCCAAGTGCACAACAAGGAATTGGTCAAACATAATGGTCGACCCTTCACCCCGTCTGGAACTACCACGCCGAATGGCATCTTGAGCCAGCCGTCAAGCCCACTGATGCCCCCGGGAATGCAGACCCCCATGGCCCATTCTCGGGACAGCAGCTATTCGAACCTGAACCGTCTCAGTGAATATGTCACAGATCCGAAAACAAACTACAGTCGCGATATCAGCCCCAGCGGTACTGAAAAGCCGCGGTCCGGTCTGCAACGGCAGCTCTCACTTGGTGTTCGCTCCGGACCTGGTCATCAAGAGCGCCGTGGCCGTCGTGGACGCCAACGCGACAGTATCCCTGAACACGAAGACACCGCCGGGGCCATGACTGAcgttgaagaagaccacGAGGATATTGGCGATCAGCAGGACGCGGACGACGAGTACACTCTCACCCCGGCCCAGGTCGAGGAAGGGCGTCGCTTGCAGGCGGTCCAGCAGCAGGGAGTTGGTATGCCCACGAGCCCAGGCATTCGCCGTTATAGTCAAGATTCCTTGCATCCGCGACAGCTTCCTAGCAGCCCTGGACCCGTTCCCACTCCTACACAGAGCCTCCTCCCGCCACCCAGGCTTGGGGATGCCGGTAGCCGACTCAGTAGCGCATCTGTTCTATCTCTGGACTCGGTCGTTGGCACCAAGACGGACTTTAAGCTGCAGAAGGTCGACCCCTTCTTTACGGATTCTACCGGCGAGTACTACAAGGCATTCGACAAGAAGCTGACCGGCTTGAACGGCTCGAACTCCGAATCCCAGCTTTGCATTGAAGAATATCTCATCAAGAGTGAAAAGGAATGGTTCGACAAGTTCCGCGATGCTCGACTGGGTCGCCTGAAATCCCCCGCTTCGTCCGTCTTCCGGGACAAACATGGTGCCTCCCCCGTTGGTTCATACTACGATGACACTGGCTCTCGGGTGAGTGGCGACGATGATCGAGAGTCTCGTGATACGGAAGACGACGAGTTCCTCCTGGGTAAGGATTACGTGCCTCCGACGGGTCTGCGCAAGTGGATGCAGATTCGTGTCGGAGACTGGCCAGTCTACTCGTTGTTCCTTGCCTTGGGTCAGATCATTGCAGCAAACTCTTATCAGGTGACCTTGCTTACCGGTGAGGTCGGTGAGACGGCTGAGAAGCTTTATGGTATCGCTACCACCTACCTGATCACCTCAATCCTCTGGTGGCTCGTGTTCCGTTACTTCAAATCGGTGGTTTGCCTCTCGGCTCCCTGGTTTTTCTATGGTCTTGCCTTCCTCCTGATCGGCTCCGCCCACTTCGAACCCAATTCATTCAACCGCGGTTGGATCCAGAATATCGGCAGTGGATGCTACGCCGCTGCCTCCTCTAGCggttccatcttcttcgctcTGAACTTTGGTGATGAAGGTGGTGCGCCGGTTGAAACCTGGATCTTCCGGGCCTGTCTCATCCAGGGTATCCAGTCGGCTTATATTATCGGACTCTGGTACTGGGGTTCTACCCTGACCAAGGCATCCAGCCAGGGTTTGTTGACCTCGACGAACAATATCGCcaacagctggaagatgac TGCCATCTGTTACCCGATTGCAATCTTCCTCTGGGCTGTtggattgttgttgctctTCGGACTTCCCAACTACTATCGCCAGACTCCTGGAAAGGTGGCCTCCTTCTACAAGTCCGTATTCCGCCGCAAGATCGTCATCTGGAACTTCGTTGCCGTCATCCTTCAAAACTTCTTCCTTAGCGCACCTTACGGTCGCAACTGGGGCT TCCTTTGGTCTTCCAACCACGCTAAGGCCTGGCAAATCGTCATCCTATGTATCGTCTTCTACGGGTTCGTCTGGGCGGGCTTCCTGTTCGTTGTCAGCCGCTATTTCAAATCCCACAGTTGGTTCCTGCCCGTGTTTGCGTGCGGACTCGGGGCGCCTCGCTTCATACAAATCTGGTGGGGTGTCTCGGGCATTGGCTACTACCTTCCCTGGGTCTCCGGAGGCTATCTCGGCGGAGCTCTGGCCTCACGGAgtctctggctctggctggGTGTGTTGGATTCGATCCAGGGTCTCGGGTTCGGTATTATCCTGTTGCAGACCCTGACCCGCATGCACATGCTGTTCACCTTGATCTGCTCGCAGGTGCTTGGTTCCATCGCCACCATCTGTGCGCGAGCGTTTGCCCCGAATAACGTTGGGCCCGGTCCTGTGTCGCCGGACCCTACCTTTGGAGGAAGTGCAGTGGCCAATGCGTGGTTCTGGGTGGCCCTGTTTTGTCAGCTGTTGGTGTGTGCtggcttcctcctcttcttccggaaAGAACAGCTTTCCAAACCTTGA
- a CDS encoding alpha-amylase (CAZy:GH13;~COG:G;~EggNog:ENOG410Q2HI;~InterPro:IPR006047,IPR015340,IPR017853,IPR013780, IPR013777;~PFAM:PF00128,PF09260;~SECRETED:SignalP(1-25);~TransMembrane:1 (n10-20c25/26o534-554i);~go_function: GO:0003824 - catalytic activity [Evidence IEA];~go_function: GO:0004556 - alpha-amylase activity [Evidence IEA];~go_function: GO:0005509 - calcium ion binding [Evidence IEA];~go_process: GO:0005975 - carbohydrate metabolic process [Evidence IEA];~go_process: GO:0016052 - carbohydrate catabolic process [Evidence IEA]): MVSMSALRHGLGVLYLAGWLGSSLAATTEQWKSRSIYQTMTDRFARTDGSTTSPCNTTEGLYCGGTWRGMINHLDYIQGMGFDAVMISPIIENVEGRVEYGEAYHGYWPLDLYSLNSHFGTHQDLLDLSDALHARDMYLMMDTVINNMAYITNGSDPATHIDYSTLTPFNSSSYYHPYCKITDWNNYTNAQLCQTGDNIVALPDLYTEHAEVQETLSNWAKDVISTYSIDGLRIDAAKHVNPGFLKNFGDAVDIFMTGEVLQQEVSTICDYQNNYIGSLPNYPVYYAMLKAFTLGNTSALATQVQEMKNSCHDVTALSSFSENHDVARFASMNPDMALAKNILTFTLLADGVPMIYQGQEQHLDGPGSPKNREAIWLTEYNTDAELYKLIGKLNAIRKHAYRLDNHYPDVQTYPVFEGGSELGFRKGVEGRQVVMLLSTQGTNSSAYNLSMPVSFTGGTVVTEILNCINYTVNAQSELVVPMDKGEPRVFFPADLMPGSGLCGLPVANVTYAALKTQGAAAAEAALSLGIRTDAASNALLSLVLSVVAGLLVGMW; the protein is encoded by the exons ATGGTCTCAATGTCAGCCCTGCGACACGGGCTTGGGGTCCTCTatcttgctggctggctggggtcGTCGCTGGCCGCCACCACTGAGCAATGGAAGTCTCGGTCCATCTATCAGACCATGACGGATCGCTTCGCGCGTACGGATGGctcaaccacctccccctGCAACACCACAGAGGGTCTGTACTGTGGTGGCACCTGGCGCGGCATGATCAACCACCTCGATTACATCCAGGGAATGGGTTTTGATGCCGTCATGATCTCCCCTATCATCGAAAACGTCGAAGGTCGCGTGGAGTATGGAGAAGCCTATCACGGCTATTGGCCCTTGGATCTATACTCCCTCAACTCACATTTTGGCACGCACCAGGATCTGCTCGATCTGAGTGACGCCCTGCATGCTCGCGACATGTATCTGATGATGGACACggtcatcaacaacatggcTTACATCACCAATGGCTCCGACCCCGCTACCCACATCGACTATTCAACCCTCACCCCCTTCAACAGCTCGTCTTACTATCATCCGTACTGTAAGATCACCGACTGGAATAACTACACCAATGCCCAGCTGTGCCAGACCGGTGATAACATTGTGGCCCTGCCCGATCTGTACACCGAGCATGCCGAGGTTCAAGAAACGCTAAGCAACTGGGCAAAGGATGTCATATCCACCTATTCCATTGACGGTCTCCGCATCGATGCAGCAAAACATGTGAACCCAGGCTTTCTGAAGAATTTCGGCGATGCTGTGGATATCTTCATGACCGGCGAAGTGCTGCAGCAAGAGGTCAGCACGATCTGCGATTACCAGAACAACTACATCGGCAGTCTCCCGAATTATCCCGTCTACTACGCCATGTTGAAGGCCTTCACCCTGGGCAACACCAGCGCCCTGGCCACTCAAGtccaggagatgaagaattcCTGCCATGATGTGACCGCCTTATCCTCGTTCTCCGAAAACCACGATGTCGCACGATTTGCCAGCATGAACCCGGACATGGCT CTCGCGAAGAATATCCTCACATTCACTCTTCTTGCCGATGGTGTGCCCATGATTTATCAGGGTCAGGAACAGCATTTGGATGGCCCCGGCAGTCCCAAGAACCGAGAAGCGATTTGGCTCACTGAGTACAACACCGACGCCGAGCTCTACAAATTGATCGGCAAGTTGAACGCCATCCGGAAGCACGCCTACCGACTCGACAATCACTATCCGGATGTTCAGACGTACCCCGTCTTCGAGGGTGGCAGTGAACTGGGATTCCGCAAGGGAGTCGAAGGCCGGCAAGTGGTCATGCTTCTATCCACGCAGGGCACCAACAGCAGCGCTTACAACCTCTCGATGCCGGTGAGTTTCACGGGCGGCACGGTCGTGACGGAGATTCTGAACTGCATCAACTACACGGTCAATGCCCAGAGTGAACTCGTGGTTCCGATGGATAAAGGAGAGCCGCGCGTGTTCTTCCCGGCGGATCTGATGCCCGGCAGTGGACTGTGCGGACTCCCTGTCGCGAATGTCACCTATGCTGCCTTGAAGACGCAGGGCGCAGCGGCAGCAGAGGCTGCTTTGTCGCTGGGCATCAGAACCGATGCAGCTTCCAATGCTTTGCTTTCTCTGGTGCTGTCTGTGGTGGCGGGTCTGCTTGTGGGGATGTGGTAA